The following is a genomic window from bacterium.
CGGAACTCGTCACCGGCGCGGGTGATGAGCTTGTGGCTTTTGGGAACGTTCTTTCCCGCCACCGTAATCGTGTTTGACGGATCGGAGCCGAACGTCACCACGTCGGTGTCCTGGAGAACGCTCTCGGAGACGAGCTTGCCGTCCTGGACGAGCCCGATCTTCATGGCTTTGCGCTGGATCGAAATGGCCATGCCTTGGCTACCGCCTCACCTCGTCCGCCGGAGACCGGTCTGAACGCCAGTTTTCATTGGAAATTTTATCATGTTTGACGTTTCGCGATGTCATCCGGCCCGCTCTTCCTTGAAGGCCATCAGTTTGAAGTTCGCAAAGCCCGCGTCGCCCGCGCTTTTGATGACGCGCTTGACGAGTTTGTATGGGATATCCTGGTCGGCCTGAATCGTGATATCGCCGCGAAATTCCTCGCCCCGGCCCTTGGCCTGGCGCGAAAAGCGTGAGTATTTGTTCTTCAAAACCGCGGTCAGCGTCGGCAGTTCGATGGCGTCGCGCTCGGCGCCCACGATCTCGAATTCCTGATCCACGTTGGCGACGACCTCGCCATCGACCAGCACGGAGTTCTGCGCGACGGTCAGGATGACGGTCTCCACCGGCAGTTTCTGGCTGATCGAGGTCGGCAGATGCAGATCCTTGGAAATCTGGACGTTGAATTCGACCGCCGAATAGGACTTGAGCAGGAACACGAGCAGGATGGTGAACATGTCGATCATGCTCGTAAGCCGGAGCTGTTCGGGCTTTTTCAGGTGGCCCTCGATGCGCTTGC
Proteins encoded in this region:
- a CDS encoding biopolymer transporter ExbD, which encodes MAFPASKRKRIEGHLKKPEQLRLTSMIDMFTILLVFLLKSYSAVEFNVQISKDLHLPTSISQKLPVETVILTVAQNSVLVDGEVVANVDQEFEIVGAERDAIELPTLTAVLKNKYSRFSRQAKGRGEEFRGDITIQADQDIPYKLVKRVIKSAGDAGFANFKLMAFKEERAG